The following proteins come from a genomic window of Geothrix edaphica:
- a CDS encoding sensor domain-containing diguanylate cyclase, with translation MALEAWGHMVVPGPGPGSLVLVAERPDPGLIPAEGSEILWWVQQAGAEEVSAVLERRAGWVLLQDRPLEAAREALRHLRQRDLGSEGWLRQMLHLASLDDLLELVLSRAIRQSRAQGGAIWLRKENLFYQRAGDGSFPEAPLPRHAAAELVRRGEAFPLAASEQLGILRLLDPHESPEQFLQGFEDVEPLLLNAWRLEESRALSFKDDLTVAQNRRCLEAELPQAVRAAAAKGESVALVFLDVDDLKQVNSRYGHPAGSIVLEAVARTAQRLCRAHDRLYRYGGDEFCLLMPGTQARGAQKLAERLVQVTLGQPVLLGDDHLTISLSAGVAAFPEHADGAGHLIEQADRALLRAKREGKRQVVVAG, from the coding sequence GTGGCCCTGGAGGCGTGGGGACACATGGTGGTGCCAGGACCAGGGCCCGGTTCGCTGGTGCTGGTGGCGGAGCGGCCCGACCCCGGGCTGATCCCGGCGGAGGGATCGGAGATCCTCTGGTGGGTCCAGCAGGCGGGGGCGGAAGAGGTCAGCGCCGTGCTGGAGCGGAGGGCGGGCTGGGTGCTGCTCCAGGACCGGCCGCTCGAAGCGGCCCGGGAGGCCCTCCGGCACCTGCGGCAGCGGGACCTCGGCAGCGAGGGTTGGCTGCGCCAGATGCTCCATCTCGCGTCGCTGGACGACCTCCTGGAGCTCGTGCTGAGCCGGGCCATCCGGCAATCCCGAGCCCAGGGCGGTGCCATCTGGCTGAGGAAGGAGAACCTGTTCTACCAGCGGGCCGGCGACGGATCGTTCCCCGAGGCGCCCCTGCCCCGCCATGCGGCCGCAGAGTTGGTGCGCCGGGGGGAGGCCTTCCCGCTGGCCGCCTCGGAGCAGCTGGGCATCCTGCGGCTGCTGGATCCCCATGAGTCTCCGGAACAGTTCCTCCAGGGCTTCGAGGATGTGGAGCCCCTGCTGCTCAATGCCTGGCGCCTGGAGGAGAGCCGCGCCTTGTCCTTCAAGGACGATCTCACCGTGGCGCAGAACCGCCGCTGCCTGGAGGCGGAGCTGCCCCAGGCCGTGCGGGCCGCGGCCGCCAAGGGCGAGTCCGTGGCCCTGGTCTTCCTGGATGTGGATGACCTCAAGCAGGTGAACAGCCGGTACGGCCATCCCGCGGGGAGCATCGTGCTGGAGGCCGTGGCCCGGACCGCCCAGCGCCTCTGCCGGGCCCACGACCGCCTCTACCGCTACGGGGGGGACGAATTCTGCCTCCTCATGCCCGGCACCCAGGCCCGGGGTGCCCAGAAGCTGGCCGAACGCCTCGTCCAGGTGACCCTCGGCCAGCCGGTCCTCCTGGGGGATGATCACCTGACCATCTCCCTGAGCGCCGGCGTGGCGGCCTTCCCCGAGCATGCCGACGGCGCCGGCCACCTCATCGAGCAGGCCGACCGCGCCCTCCTCCGCGCCAAGCGGGAAGGCAAGCGGCAGGTGGTGGTGGCGGGCTGA